A genomic stretch from Telopea speciosissima isolate NSW1024214 ecotype Mountain lineage chromosome 7, Tspe_v1, whole genome shotgun sequence includes:
- the LOC122670093 gene encoding uncharacterized protein LOC122670093 isoform X1 translates to MAIVLSSFLYTCLSPPRNLRIDSNYGKSSNFSTLTKLDRPTLICHSSKKKISFMDQILDYIEGGPKLRKWYGAPDQLPKDGALTNEGDEYAAEEEAMRDAVLVTDGDSEMGQMIILSLIVKRTRVKALVKDKRAAAEAFGTYVESIAGDASDRSILKKALRGVRAIICPNEGFFSDKESFKGLQHIVLLSQLAAYRGSSDVLALMIGNKRKLAEQDESMVIASGIPYTIIRAGLLENTPGGNQGFCFKEGSAAQERLSKEDAAFICVEALDTVPQRGIVFEVVNGEEKVPDWKEFFATLAEKAEQQQPQ, encoded by the exons ATGGCAATTGttctttcctctttcctctACACTTGCCTTTCTCCTCCTCGAAACCTAAGGATAGATTCAAACTATGGAAAAAGTTCAAACTTCTCCACCCTGACGAAGCTCGACAGACCAACTCTCATTTGCCATTcttccaagaagaaaatcaGTTTCATGGATCAAATTCTCGATTACATAGaag GAGGACCCAAGTTACGTAAGTGGTATGGGGCACCGGATCAACTACCGAAAGATGGGGCTCTAACAAATGAGGGGGATGAATATGCAG cagaagaagaagcaatgAGAGATGCAGTTTTGGTAACAGATGGAGATAGCGAGATGGGTCAG ATGATAATATTGTCATTGATAGTCAAACGAACTCGAGTGAAAGCACTAGTGAAAGATAAGCGTGCCGCTGCTGAAGCCTTTGGAACTTATGTTGAG TCAATAGCCGGAGATGCAAGTGATAGGTCAATCCTGAAAAAGGCTCTAAGGGGTGTTCGTGCAATAATATGCCCAAAT GAAGGGTTCTTTTCTGACAAGGAGAGCTTTAAAGGGCTACAACATATAGTACTTTTATCTCAG TTGGCTGCTTATAGGGGCAGCAGTGATGTTCTAGCTCTGATGATTGGCAACAAGAGAAAATTGGCTGAGCAAGATGAATCAATGGTGATTGCTTCAGGGATCCCATACACCATCATCAGAGCTGGATTGTTAGAAAATACTCCAGGTGGAAACCAAGGTTTCTGCTTTAAAGAG GGTAGTGCAGCACAAGAAAGACTGAGCAAGGAGGATGCTGCCTTTATTTGTGTGGAGGCACTTGATACGGTGCCACAGAGAGGAATTGTCTTTGAG GTGGTGAACGGGGAAGAGAAGGTGCCAGACTGGAAAGAATTCTTTGCTACTTTGGCTGAGAAGGCAGAGCAGCAGCAGCC
- the LOC122670093 gene encoding uncharacterized protein LOC122670093 isoform X3 — translation MAIVLSSFLYTCLSPPRNLRIDSNYGKSSNFSTLTKLDRPTLICHSSKKKISFMDQILDYIEGGPKLRKWYGAPDQLPKDGALTNEGDEYAAEEEAMRDAVLVTDGDSEMGQMIILSLIVKRTRVKALVKDKRAAAEAFGTYVESIAGDASDRSILKKALRGVRAIICPNEGFFSDKESFKGLQHIVLLSQLAAYRGSSDVLALMIGNKRKLAEQDESMVIASGIPYTIIRAGLLENTPGGNQGFCFKEGSAAQERLSKEDAAFICVEALDTVPQRGIVFEVLCDTRW, via the exons ATGGCAATTGttctttcctctttcctctACACTTGCCTTTCTCCTCCTCGAAACCTAAGGATAGATTCAAACTATGGAAAAAGTTCAAACTTCTCCACCCTGACGAAGCTCGACAGACCAACTCTCATTTGCCATTcttccaagaagaaaatcaGTTTCATGGATCAAATTCTCGATTACATAGaag GAGGACCCAAGTTACGTAAGTGGTATGGGGCACCGGATCAACTACCGAAAGATGGGGCTCTAACAAATGAGGGGGATGAATATGCAG cagaagaagaagcaatgAGAGATGCAGTTTTGGTAACAGATGGAGATAGCGAGATGGGTCAG ATGATAATATTGTCATTGATAGTCAAACGAACTCGAGTGAAAGCACTAGTGAAAGATAAGCGTGCCGCTGCTGAAGCCTTTGGAACTTATGTTGAG TCAATAGCCGGAGATGCAAGTGATAGGTCAATCCTGAAAAAGGCTCTAAGGGGTGTTCGTGCAATAATATGCCCAAAT GAAGGGTTCTTTTCTGACAAGGAGAGCTTTAAAGGGCTACAACATATAGTACTTTTATCTCAG TTGGCTGCTTATAGGGGCAGCAGTGATGTTCTAGCTCTGATGATTGGCAACAAGAGAAAATTGGCTGAGCAAGATGAATCAATGGTGATTGCTTCAGGGATCCCATACACCATCATCAGAGCTGGATTGTTAGAAAATACTCCAGGTGGAAACCAAGGTTTCTGCTTTAAAGAG GGTAGTGCAGCACAAGAAAGACTGAGCAAGGAGGATGCTGCCTTTATTTGTGTGGAGGCACTTGATACGGTGCCACAGAGAGGAATTGTCTTTGAG GTGCTTTGTGACACTAGGTGGTGA
- the LOC122670093 gene encoding uncharacterized protein LOC122670093 isoform X2, translating into MAIVLSSFLYTCLSPPRNLRIDSNYGKSSNFSTLTKLDRPTLICHSSKKKISFMDQILDYIEGGPKLRKWYGAPDQLPKDGALTNEGDEYAEEEAMRDAVLVTDGDSEMGQMIILSLIVKRTRVKALVKDKRAAAEAFGTYVESIAGDASDRSILKKALRGVRAIICPNEGFFSDKESFKGLQHIVLLSQLAAYRGSSDVLALMIGNKRKLAEQDESMVIASGIPYTIIRAGLLENTPGGNQGFCFKEGSAAQERLSKEDAAFICVEALDTVPQRGIVFEVVNGEEKVPDWKEFFATLAEKAEQQQPQ; encoded by the exons ATGGCAATTGttctttcctctttcctctACACTTGCCTTTCTCCTCCTCGAAACCTAAGGATAGATTCAAACTATGGAAAAAGTTCAAACTTCTCCACCCTGACGAAGCTCGACAGACCAACTCTCATTTGCCATTcttccaagaagaaaatcaGTTTCATGGATCAAATTCTCGATTACATAGaag GAGGACCCAAGTTACGTAAGTGGTATGGGGCACCGGATCAACTACCGAAAGATGGGGCTCTAACAAATGAGGGGGATGAATATGCAG aagaagaagcaatgAGAGATGCAGTTTTGGTAACAGATGGAGATAGCGAGATGGGTCAG ATGATAATATTGTCATTGATAGTCAAACGAACTCGAGTGAAAGCACTAGTGAAAGATAAGCGTGCCGCTGCTGAAGCCTTTGGAACTTATGTTGAG TCAATAGCCGGAGATGCAAGTGATAGGTCAATCCTGAAAAAGGCTCTAAGGGGTGTTCGTGCAATAATATGCCCAAAT GAAGGGTTCTTTTCTGACAAGGAGAGCTTTAAAGGGCTACAACATATAGTACTTTTATCTCAG TTGGCTGCTTATAGGGGCAGCAGTGATGTTCTAGCTCTGATGATTGGCAACAAGAGAAAATTGGCTGAGCAAGATGAATCAATGGTGATTGCTTCAGGGATCCCATACACCATCATCAGAGCTGGATTGTTAGAAAATACTCCAGGTGGAAACCAAGGTTTCTGCTTTAAAGAG GGTAGTGCAGCACAAGAAAGACTGAGCAAGGAGGATGCTGCCTTTATTTGTGTGGAGGCACTTGATACGGTGCCACAGAGAGGAATTGTCTTTGAG GTGGTGAACGGGGAAGAGAAGGTGCCAGACTGGAAAGAATTCTTTGCTACTTTGGCTGAGAAGGCAGAGCAGCAGCAGCC